One segment of Paraburkholderia caribensis DNA contains the following:
- a CDS encoding NAD(P)/FAD-dependent oxidoreductase produces MDVQTETHPVPPGSRVAVVGSGIAGLASAYLLARRHRVTLYEAATYAGGHTHTVDVELDGLTHPVDTGFLVFNDRTYPNLIALFDELDVASHESDMTFSVSLDHGRLEWAGTNLNTVFAQRQNLLSPSFLGMLRDILRFNATAERHLEAASARGYSVGDLLTAGRYGDPFRQNYLLPMAAAIWSCASADVLRFPAATFLRFCLNHALLQVNRRPRWKTVAGGAREYVRRIVATLDDVRTNERVVAVRRERGGVHVATETGCERFDAAILATHAPDSLRMLVDPDPDERHILGAIRYQPNVAWLHTDPTLLPHRKRIWSAWNYLSTHGTDGMRPVCVSYLINRLQPLPFKRPVIVTLNPSRPPSPETVLKRFEYDHPLLDGAAVAAQSRLPSIQRARRTWFAGAWTGYGFHEDGLKSALRIARDFGVEPSWSVR; encoded by the coding sequence ATGGATGTGCAGACGGAAACCCATCCCGTTCCGCCGGGCAGCCGCGTTGCGGTCGTCGGCTCGGGCATCGCTGGACTTGCGAGTGCGTATCTGCTGGCGCGCCGCCATCGCGTGACGCTTTACGAGGCCGCCACCTACGCCGGCGGACATACCCATACTGTCGACGTCGAGCTCGATGGCCTCACCCATCCCGTCGATACAGGCTTTCTCGTCTTCAACGATCGCACTTATCCCAACCTGATCGCACTCTTCGACGAACTCGATGTCGCGTCACACGAAAGCGACATGACATTCTCCGTCTCGCTCGATCACGGACGGCTCGAATGGGCAGGCACCAATCTGAACACCGTCTTCGCCCAGCGGCAGAATCTGCTTTCGCCCAGCTTTCTCGGCATGTTGCGCGACATCCTGCGTTTCAATGCAACGGCTGAAAGGCATCTCGAAGCGGCATCCGCCCGCGGATACTCCGTCGGCGATCTGTTGACAGCTGGCCGCTACGGCGATCCCTTCAGACAAAACTACCTGTTGCCGATGGCCGCCGCCATCTGGTCGTGCGCGAGCGCCGACGTGCTGCGCTTCCCCGCCGCGACCTTTCTGCGCTTCTGCCTCAACCATGCACTGTTGCAGGTGAATCGCCGCCCGCGCTGGAAGACCGTCGCAGGCGGTGCGCGCGAGTATGTCCGCCGGATCGTCGCCACCCTCGATGACGTGCGCACCAATGAACGGGTCGTCGCGGTGCGCCGCGAGCGAGGCGGCGTCCACGTAGCGACCGAAACCGGCTGCGAGCGCTTCGACGCGGCGATTCTCGCCACGCACGCGCCCGACAGCCTGCGCATGCTCGTGGACCCCGATCCCGACGAACGCCATATCCTGGGCGCGATCCGTTATCAGCCCAATGTCGCGTGGCTGCATACCGATCCAACCTTGCTTCCGCACCGCAAGCGGATATGGTCCGCGTGGAACTACCTGTCGACGCACGGGACAGACGGCATGCGCCCGGTCTGTGTCAGTTATCTGATCAACCGCCTGCAACCGCTGCCCTTCAAAAGACCTGTGATCGTGACACTCAATCCGTCGCGACCGCCCTCACCCGAGACGGTGCTGAAGCGCTTCGAGTACGATCATCCACTGCTCGACGGTGCGGCCGTGGCAGCGCAAAGCCGCCTTCCTTCGATACAGCGCGCAAGACGCACATGGTTCGCGGGCGCGTGGACAGGTTATGGCTTTCATGAAGACGGACTGAAGTCGGCGCTGCGCATTGCTCGCGACTTCGGCGTCGAACCGTCGTGGTCCGTACGATGA
- a CDS encoding DMT family transporter, which yields MSKQKRLLWISDLMLLAVAMVWGTSYGVAKSALAFYPVLGLLALRFGLTFVVLSPALRSLRQAKASELAGTLATGALLLSILLAETFGISLTRASNAAFLISLCVVLTPLVEWVLLHRKPSRVEGIAVGLSLAGAVLVSGGAFIPTAGDALILLAALLRALMMCVTRRVMRDSTLAPLSVTAVQAGTVAVGSVIAAFVCPSQPWPALPTFAGHAGFWMSIGYLVAACTLFAFFAQNFAVKRSSPTRVALLMGSEPAFGALFAYAWLGEHLSIWGWVGGGLMVMASVLATARWKKSANDRVEMRSVVSNEA from the coding sequence ATGTCGAAGCAAAAACGCTTGCTCTGGATTTCCGACCTCATGCTGCTCGCGGTCGCGATGGTGTGGGGCACAAGCTATGGCGTCGCGAAGAGCGCGCTCGCGTTCTATCCCGTGCTGGGACTGTTGGCGCTGCGCTTTGGGTTGACCTTCGTGGTGTTGTCGCCCGCTTTGCGTTCGCTGCGGCAGGCGAAGGCGTCCGAACTGGCGGGCACGCTTGCCACGGGTGCGCTACTGCTCAGCATCCTGTTGGCCGAGACGTTTGGGATATCGCTGACACGTGCTTCGAACGCAGCGTTTCTTATCAGCTTGTGTGTCGTGCTCACGCCGCTCGTCGAATGGGTGCTGCTGCATCGAAAGCCGTCGCGCGTTGAAGGTATTGCCGTCGGGCTGTCGTTAGCTGGCGCCGTGTTGGTGAGTGGCGGCGCTTTCATTCCGACTGCAGGCGATGCGCTGATTCTTTTGGCTGCGCTGCTCCGCGCGCTAATGATGTGCGTGACGAGGCGTGTCATGCGCGACTCGACACTCGCTCCACTGTCGGTGACGGCGGTACAGGCAGGCACCGTCGCGGTTGGCAGTGTTATCGCGGCGTTCGTGTGTCCGTCGCAGCCGTGGCCTGCGCTGCCAACGTTCGCTGGACACGCCGGCTTCTGGATGAGCATCGGCTATCTGGTGGCTGCGTGCACGTTGTTCGCATTCTTCGCGCAGAATTTTGCCGTCAAGCGCAGTAGCCCGACCCGGGTTGCGCTGCTGATGGGAAGCGAACCGGCTTTTGGTGCGCTGTTCGCGTATGCGTGGCTTGGCGAGCACCTGTCTATCTGGGGCTGGGTCGGAGGCGGGTTGATGGTAATGGCATCTGTGCTCGCAACAGCACGCTGGAAAAAAAGCGCCAACGATCGGGTCGAAATGCGTTCAGTGGTCTCGAACGAAGCCTGA
- a CDS encoding LysR family transcriptional regulator, producing MNPTELFALLPDMATFARVVDAGNFSVAARQLGSTPSTVSRQIKRLEEALGTRLLERSTRSVRVTDSGAQVYRYCRDMVGAASGAVDVAGQMVGEPRGRVSISAPIAFARSVIHPLIPGFLRSLPDVDVQLIFADREVDPLRDDVDIVIRLTRSPPLGLAARRLGTVKWLLCASPAYLEAHGTPTEPRDLARHECLFLGETADDNRWHFRRATETQTLEVRGRYIANHAGARLEAALQDLGIAILPDFAAVEALEQGGLVQLLVDWEFEARSYMGPVWLLYPPNRFLPSKVRALIDYLASHLHDSADD from the coding sequence ATGAATCCCACTGAGCTTTTTGCGTTGTTACCGGACATGGCGACTTTTGCCCGGGTCGTCGACGCAGGCAACTTCTCGGTTGCCGCGCGCCAGTTGGGCAGCACGCCGTCGACGGTAAGCCGGCAGATCAAGCGCCTTGAAGAAGCGCTTGGCACGCGCTTGCTGGAGCGGTCGACGCGCAGTGTCCGGGTCACCGACTCGGGCGCGCAGGTCTACCGGTATTGCCGCGACATGGTGGGCGCGGCGTCAGGTGCGGTCGATGTCGCGGGCCAGATGGTTGGCGAGCCGCGCGGCAGGGTCAGTATTAGCGCGCCAATTGCATTTGCCCGATCCGTTATCCATCCGCTGATCCCTGGATTTCTGCGCAGCTTGCCGGACGTAGACGTCCAGTTGATTTTCGCCGACCGCGAAGTCGATCCGTTACGCGACGACGTCGATATCGTGATTCGCCTGACCCGTTCGCCTCCGCTGGGTCTCGCTGCCCGGCGGCTCGGAACCGTGAAATGGCTGCTATGCGCGTCCCCCGCTTATCTCGAGGCACATGGGACGCCGACCGAACCGCGCGATCTTGCCCGCCACGAATGCCTGTTTCTCGGAGAAACGGCTGACGACAATCGATGGCATTTCCGGCGTGCCACCGAGACGCAGACGCTGGAAGTAAGAGGGCGTTATATCGCCAATCATGCGGGCGCCCGTCTCGAGGCGGCGTTGCAGGATCTGGGCATTGCGATCTTGCCTGACTTTGCTGCTGTAGAGGCGCTGGAGCAAGGCGGCCTCGTTCAGTTGCTAGTCGATTGGGAGTTTGAGGCGCGCTCGTACATGGGGCCCGTCTGGTTGTTGTATCCCCCTAACCGCTTTCTTCCGTCGAAGGTGCGAGCGCTGATCGATTACCTCGCAAGCCACTTGCACGATAGCGCGGATGACTGA
- a CDS encoding SphA family protein, which translates to MTDSLLAILCVAGMTQNSSATETGVGRPITGQQVTPYGGIVPPNSEWIVSWATIYYDGSLSASKKVSTGNQITGGLDYQVVYTIANLVKTWGVNLGGWNFASSIGVPVQYSNASSFNGLLRPDSATQFADLFFAPVIAGYRLSPTDYTALSLQIYAPTGAYNPDRIANAGQNTWTFTPGIAYTRLFPSNNLELTINYGVEFYTTNSATNYHNAAVSVLDVLALKRFRSGWSVGVVGGWIQQLGNDTGPTADLIGGAKGYSLGMGPTIGWAGKIGKTPVSANLRWVNEFSAKARPSGNAVQLSLSAAFE; encoded by the coding sequence ATGACCGATAGTCTGCTGGCGATCTTGTGTGTGGCCGGCATGACGCAAAATTCGTCGGCGACTGAAACGGGCGTTGGTCGCCCCATAACCGGTCAGCAGGTAACGCCATACGGGGGAATCGTCCCGCCCAACAGCGAGTGGATTGTCTCGTGGGCGACCATCTATTACGATGGATCGCTTAGCGCCAGCAAGAAAGTATCTACCGGGAATCAGATAACGGGCGGCCTCGATTATCAGGTCGTCTACACGATCGCCAACCTGGTGAAGACCTGGGGAGTCAACCTGGGTGGATGGAACTTTGCTTCATCCATTGGCGTACCTGTTCAATATTCCAATGCGTCGTCGTTCAACGGACTTCTGCGTCCAGACAGTGCCACCCAGTTCGCCGATCTCTTCTTTGCACCTGTCATTGCGGGATATCGTCTCTCGCCCACTGACTACACTGCACTCAGTCTGCAAATCTATGCACCGACGGGCGCTTACAATCCCGATCGTATTGCCAATGCCGGTCAGAACACCTGGACATTTACACCGGGTATCGCCTATACGAGGCTGTTTCCCAGCAACAACCTCGAGCTGACCATCAATTACGGTGTCGAGTTCTACACAACGAATAGCGCCACGAACTATCACAATGCCGCAGTCAGCGTACTCGATGTGCTGGCGCTCAAACGCTTCAGGAGCGGATGGAGCGTAGGCGTCGTAGGTGGGTGGATTCAGCAGCTCGGCAACGATACTGGCCCCACCGCTGATTTGATCGGTGGCGCGAAGGGCTATTCCCTCGGCATGGGTCCAACGATAGGCTGGGCCGGCAAGATTGGGAAAACACCCGTTTCCGCGAATCTCCGATGGGTCAACGAATTTTCCGCCAAGGCAAGACCCAGCGGAAATGCGGTGCAGTTGTCGTTGAGTGCAGCCTTCGAATAG